A region of Scleropages formosus chromosome 2, fSclFor1.1, whole genome shotgun sequence DNA encodes the following proteins:
- the parp12b gene encoding protein mono-ADP-ribosyltransferase PARP12b, with protein sequence MSFARVIHYATSILCCNKGSMDLLELYRKVFRRFEISEDHFWYIVRKCPRFAVVKNAGACDAASEERASDCTVVAKTSLRICKNYTKYECGDCQELHLCKYFVYGNCRYGKGRKQCKFSHDVRSEHNYPLLRECTLHELHEEDLFLLLLQNDPSLLPEVCSHYNKGSGPYGACTFKATCTKVHICQHFIQDDCRFGHRCKRLHTIDDFGRRMLEERGLSGEVIHDLPFIYKNVYRLNASVSYPEREAAVEPIARPLMQNEERTEICLHFIRRNCRFQDQCIRVHFNLPYKWEVFDGEGWRDLRRMEEIERAYCDPRNTHSPGSRPVDFLTMTRDSDPVRRLSTASSVTKPPHYILTTEWLWYYKGDHENWIEYGKPDDKQRVTSVASRDLELAFLTDGSAEVTVMKGHRQYYLSFQDMYQRNPKHNTKRRVRRRPRFVSITEVENKIARGMEQDVRKAHRYHQLEFAEIS encoded by the exons ATGTCGTTCGCCAGGGTGATCCACTACGCCACGAGTATCCTGTGCTGCAACAAGGGCTCCATGGACCTGCTGGAGCTCTACAGGAAGGTGTTTCGGCGCTTCGAGATCTCGGAGGACCACTTCTGGTACATCGTGAGGAAATGTCCGCGCTTCGCCGTGGTGAAGAACGCCGGCGCGTGCGACGCCGCGTCCGAGGAGCGCGCCTCCGACTGCACGGTCGTGGCCAAAACGTCGCTGCGCATCTGCAAGAACTACACCAAGTACGAGTGCGGCGACTGCCAGGAGCTGCACCTCTGTAAATACTTTGTTTACGGCAACTGCAGATACGGGAAGGGGAG GAAGCAGTGTAAGTTCTCACATGATGTGAGGTCAGAGCACAACTACCCCCTCCTGAGAGAGTGTACCCTCCACGAGCTTCATGAAGAGGAcctcttcctgctcctgctccagaACGACCCTTCTCTGCTCCCAGAG GTGTGCTCCCATTACAACAAAGGTTCAGGTCCGTATGGGGCCTGTACGTTCAAAGCCACGTGCACCAAGGTGCACATCTGCCAGCACTTCATCCAGGACGACTGCCGATTCGGCCACCGCTGCAAGCGGTTGCACACCATTGACGATTTCGGCCGCCGCATGCTGGAAGAGAGAGGTCTTAGTGGGGAGGTCATCCACGACCTTCCCTTCATCTACAAGAATGTGTACCGGCTGAATGCTAGTGTCTCCTACCCGGAGAGAG AAGCCGCAGTGGAGCCCATCGCCAGACCCCTCATGCAGAATGAAGAGCGAACCGAGATTTGTCTTCATTTCATACGAAGGAACTGCAGGTTCCAAG ATCAGTGCATTCGCGTCCATTTCAACCTGCCCTACAAGTGGGAGGTGTTTGATGGCGAGGGCTGGAGAGACCTGCGGAGGATGGAAGAGATTGAGAGAGCCTACTGTGACCCTCGGAACACCCACAG CCCGGGGTCGAGACCCGTGGACTTCCTAACCATGACCCGGGACTCCGACCCGGTGCGACGGCTCTCCACCGCCTCCTCCGTGACCAAGCCTCCCCACTACATTCTAACCACCGAGTGGCTCTGGTACTACAAGGGTGATCACGAGAACTGGATTGAGTACGGCAAGCCC GATGACAAGCAGCGTGTGACTTCGGTCGCGTCGCGAGATCTGGAGCTGGCGTTCCTTACAGACGGCAGTGCGGAAGTCACAGTGATGAAGGGCCATCGGCAGTATTACCTCAGTTTCCAAG ATATGTACCAGCGAAACCCAAAACACAACACcaagaggagagtgaggaggcGCCCGAGATTCGTGTCCATCACCGAAGTGGAGAATAAGATCGCACG GGGGATGGAGCAAGATGTGAGGAAAGCGCACAGATATCATCAGTTGGAGTTTGCAGAGATCTCCTGA